In the Enterococcus saigonensis genome, one interval contains:
- a CDS encoding GntR family transcriptional regulator → MQPKYLKIKNDLLQKIRLGEFEPGDQFYSESELTKMYNVSSITVIRALKELVNEGYLFSIQGKGRFVSKGKLGQTVHFTDIELFPDQETSVEVISISKSSDNRIKSILSVSDTETIYRFERLRKSNGVPFFLQYSYLSSRYISEDDVKHPERFISIYDKMREDYGLHLTTAPSVEYYKICFPTPNPMAQLLCIDDKSPTSFVERTTFLENGKPVEFIQSYKRWDYYCSKIDSL, encoded by the coding sequence ATGCAACCTAAATATTTGAAAATAAAAAATGATTTGCTCCAAAAAATACGTCTTGGAGAATTCGAACCTGGTGACCAATTTTATTCTGAATCTGAATTAACTAAAATGTATAATGTGAGTTCAATAACTGTCATTCGCGCTTTAAAAGAATTAGTAAATGAGGGTTATTTATTTAGCATTCAAGGAAAAGGCCGTTTTGTTTCTAAAGGAAAATTGGGACAAACAGTCCACTTCACAGACATCGAGCTGTTTCCAGATCAAGAAACATCAGTTGAAGTTATTTCTATTTCAAAATCAAGCGATAATCGAATAAAATCTATTCTAAGTGTTTCAGATACAGAAACTATCTATCGCTTTGAAAGACTACGAAAAAGTAATGGTGTCCCTTTTTTCTTGCAATATTCTTATCTTTCCTCTCGCTATATAAGTGAAGATGACGTTAAACATCCCGAACGATTTATTTCAATCTACGACAAAATGCGAGAAGATTATGGTTTGCATTTGACTACAGCCCCTTCAGTAGAATATTACAAAATATGTTTTCCAACGCCTAATCCTATGGCACAATTACTATGTATTGATGATAAAAGTCCTACAAGTTTCGTTGAACGTACTACTTTTTTAGAAAACGGAAAACCGGTTGAATTTATACAATCTTACAAAAGATGGGATTATTATTGCAGTAAGATTGATTCTTTATAA
- a CDS encoding PadR family transcriptional regulator, which produces MISSDGIRGYNDAIILTILAEGDSYGYAISKEIKERTDEIYVIKETTLYSAFTRLGKQGLITSYPGEVTHGKKRTYYAITEAGKNALAEKIAEWEQTKKVVDRFLIDT; this is translated from the coding sequence ATGATTTCAAGTGATGGCATTCGTGGATACAACGACGCGATTATTTTAACTATTTTGGCTGAAGGTGATTCCTATGGTTATGCGATTTCAAAAGAAATTAAAGAACGCACTGATGAAATCTATGTCATCAAAGAAACAACCCTTTATTCTGCCTTTACCCGTTTAGGAAAACAAGGTCTGATTACTTCTTATCCAGGTGAAGTTACTCATGGAAAAAAACGGACCTACTATGCCATTACCGAAGCCGGAAAAAACGCTTTGGCAGAAAAAATTGCCGAATGGGAACAGACTAAAAAAGTCGTAGATCGCTTTTTAATCGACACGTAA
- a CDS encoding glycoside hydrolase family 35 protein, with translation MNSIEIKQDFIINEKKTKIISGAVHYFRIVEEYWGYALDCLKEVGCNTVETYIPWNYHEMYEGDFDFESYGHDLIKFIKEAEKRNLFVILRPSPYICAEWEFGGLPFWLLEKNCKIRSSDPLFIEYVERYFDILLPKLKEYQWTENGPVIMMQLENEYGSYGNDKEYLSEILRIMKKYIDVPIFTSDGSWKEALTAGSLLEKSVFPTGNFGSNAIKNVKNLVEFMEENKIEAPIMCMEFWDGWFNRWDEEIIRRDPQELKSAVEEMYNLGSLNLYMFQGGTNFGFMNGCSARGTNDLHQITSYDYDAVLTEWGDKTEKFHLLQSLFSNEVKSEVTKSHTKKAFKRVKYIGAASLFENLETVSRVSKNKWPLSMEKLGQGYGYIAYKSNIGPKRHLEKVRVIEASDRAKIYVNNKEIATQYKKEIGTELSVDLSREEDNELIILMENMGRVNYGSKLLAPTQRKGIRGGVMLDLHFHSEWTHYCIDVEKSTQLNYENFTGIGPSFYKFELFVDEPADTFVDCRGWGKGCLLVNGFNLGRFWEVGPTGYLYLPAPLLKAGVNEIIVFETEGKFNNELKFSKEPIYIEIGEKR, from the coding sequence ATGAATTCTATTGAAATAAAACAAGACTTTATCATAAATGAAAAAAAGACAAAAATTATCTCAGGAGCTGTACATTATTTCAGAATTGTAGAAGAATACTGGGGATACGCGCTGGATTGCTTAAAAGAAGTTGGGTGTAATACGGTAGAAACATATATTCCATGGAATTATCATGAGATGTATGAAGGAGATTTTGATTTTGAATCTTATGGGCATGACCTGATAAAGTTCATCAAAGAAGCGGAAAAGCGAAATCTATTTGTCATTTTGAGACCCTCACCTTATATTTGTGCAGAATGGGAATTTGGCGGATTACCATTTTGGTTATTAGAAAAAAATTGTAAAATCCGTAGTAGTGATCCGTTATTTATTGAATATGTAGAAAGATATTTTGACATTCTACTGCCAAAATTAAAAGAATACCAATGGACAGAAAATGGACCTGTAATCATGATGCAATTAGAAAATGAATATGGTTCATATGGAAACGACAAAGAGTATTTATCTGAAATTTTACGCATTATGAAAAAATATATCGACGTACCAATTTTCACATCCGATGGATCGTGGAAAGAGGCTTTAACTGCAGGATCGTTGCTAGAAAAGAGTGTTTTTCCTACGGGAAATTTCGGATCAAATGCGATTAAAAATGTAAAAAATTTAGTTGAATTTATGGAAGAAAATAAGATTGAAGCGCCTATTATGTGTATGGAATTTTGGGATGGCTGGTTTAATCGTTGGGATGAAGAAATTATTCGCAGAGACCCTCAGGAGTTAAAAAGCGCAGTAGAGGAAATGTACAATCTGGGAAGTTTAAATCTTTATATGTTCCAAGGGGGAACAAACTTTGGTTTTATGAATGGTTGCTCAGCGCGGGGTACCAATGATTTACATCAGATTACATCATATGACTACGATGCTGTTTTAACAGAATGGGGTGATAAAACAGAAAAATTTCATTTACTTCAGTCGTTATTTTCAAATGAAGTAAAAAGTGAAGTTACTAAAAGTCACACCAAAAAAGCATTTAAGCGTGTTAAATATATAGGCGCAGCATCCTTGTTTGAAAACCTTGAAACTGTTAGTCGAGTTTCAAAAAATAAATGGCCGCTATCTATGGAGAAGTTAGGTCAAGGGTACGGTTACATCGCTTATAAGTCTAATATCGGGCCAAAAAGACATTTAGAGAAAGTCCGAGTGATTGAAGCAAGTGACCGGGCTAAAATTTATGTGAATAATAAAGAAATAGCTACGCAGTATAAAAAAGAGATTGGCACGGAATTATCCGTAGACTTATCACGTGAAGAAGATAATGAGCTAATAATTCTTATGGAAAATATGGGGCGTGTAAATTATGGTTCTAAATTATTAGCTCCTACACAACGAAAAGGAATTCGTGGTGGCGTTATGTTGGATTTACACTTCCATTCAGAATGGACACATTATTGTATTGACGTAGAAAAATCAACTCAATTAAATTACGAAAATTTCACAGGAATAGGTCCTTCTTTTTACAAATTTGAATTATTTGTGGATGAACCAGCAGATACGTTTGTCGATTGTCGGGGATGGGGCAAAGGCTGTTTATTAGTAAATGGATTTAATTTAGGGCGTTTTTGGGAAGTGGGACCAACTGGTTATTTATATTTACCAGCTCCACTTTTAAAAGCGGGTGTAAATGAAATCATAGTATTTGAAACAGAAGGAAAATTCAATAATGAATTGAAATTCTCAAAAGAGCCAATTTATATTGAGATAGGAGAGAAGAGATAA
- a CDS encoding permease prefix domain 1-containing protein, translating into MKIIAEYLDSLFLNVPITPETKKAKEDLLALMEDHYHELIAEGKNEHEAIGAVITEFGSIDELLEELGVQRAVPNSGSRKQTRQEQDFLDDDFNFDEEDFSKAAWRANHENFDSQEDEMDEYLSKEEQISYAKPITLAEAEDYWRMIRQFALFIASGVLLCVVAIASLIFLAGNGADGLSLASFFLLVAVGVVMLITGGMKFSHSHKELDDRPIAKEVRATGKMYAQQYQKSFSFSLIVGIFLCIVSFVPIFIFQYNENFGIALFLITAGLGAFLIIYGSIVQAYYKRFDNGPIFVSDEDEPGPNARQHIYGKNAPIVGIFSTVYWPAVVVLYFIWSFAFNGWGYSWLIFVVAGILQDSILKYFKNKR; encoded by the coding sequence ATGAAAATTATCGCGGAATATTTAGATAGTTTGTTTTTGAATGTCCCCATCACCCCGGAAACAAAAAAAGCCAAAGAAGATTTATTGGCATTGATGGAAGATCACTATCACGAATTAATCGCTGAGGGAAAAAATGAACACGAAGCAATCGGAGCCGTTATTACCGAGTTTGGCTCAATTGATGAATTACTTGAAGAACTAGGTGTTCAGCGCGCTGTGCCAAATAGTGGCTCGAGGAAACAAACAAGGCAAGAACAAGATTTTCTGGATGATGATTTTAATTTTGATGAAGAAGATTTTTCCAAAGCTGCTTGGCGTGCAAATCATGAAAATTTTGACAGTCAGGAAGATGAGATGGATGAATACCTGTCAAAAGAGGAGCAAATTTCCTATGCAAAGCCGATTACATTAGCAGAGGCAGAGGATTATTGGCGCATGATTCGCCAATTCGCCCTTTTTATTGCCAGTGGTGTCTTACTTTGTGTTGTGGCAATTGCTTCCCTTATCTTTTTGGCTGGTAATGGGGCTGATGGTCTTAGTTTAGCCAGTTTCTTTTTACTCGTCGCAGTAGGGGTCGTTATGCTTATTACCGGAGGAATGAAATTTAGTCACAGCCATAAAGAATTGGATGATCGCCCCATCGCCAAAGAAGTCCGTGCAACAGGGAAAATGTACGCCCAACAGTACCAAAAAAGCTTCAGTTTTTCTTTAATCGTTGGCATTTTCCTATGTATTGTCTCTTTTGTTCCGATTTTTATTTTTCAATACAATGAAAATTTTGGTATTGCCTTATTTTTAATTACCGCCGGCTTAGGTGCTTTTCTAATTATTTATGGGAGTATCGTCCAAGCCTACTACAAGCGTTTTGATAACGGTCCTATCTTTGTTTCCGATGAAGATGAACCCGGTCCAAATGCTCGTCAACATATTTATGGGAAGAATGCACCCATTGTTGGTATTTTTTCTACTGTTTATTGGCCAGCGGTAGTTGTCCTTTATTTTATCTGGTCTTTTGCTTTTAATGGATGGGGTTATTCTTGGTTAATTTTTGTCGTTGCCGGAATTTTGCAAGATAGTATCTTAAAGTATTTCAAAAATAAACGGTAA
- a CDS encoding adenylosuccinate synthase, which translates to MSSVVVVGTQWGDEGKGKITDFLSENAEVIARYQGGDNAGHTIKFDGVTYKLHLIPSGIFYREKISVIGNGVVVNPKSLVQELAYLKEHGVATDNLRISDRAHVILPYHIKLDQLQEDAKGDNKIGTTIKGIGPAYMDKAARVGIRIADLLDKEIFEERLRINLEDKNRQFTKMFDSEAMDFADIFEEYYAYGQEIKKYVTDTSVILNDALDAGKRVLFEGAQGVMLDIDQGTYPFVTSSNPVAGGVTIGSGVGPSKINKVVGVCKAYTSRVGDGPFPTELFDETGEQIREVGREYGTTTGRPRRVGWFDSVVMRHSKRVSGITNLSLNSIDVLSGLETVKICTAYELDGELIYHYPASLKELNRCKPVYEELPGWSEDITNCKDLSELPENARNYVRRISELVGVRISTFSVGPDRNQTNILESVWAQI; encoded by the coding sequence ATGTCATCAGTAGTAGTTGTGGGGACACAATGGGGCGACGAAGGAAAAGGAAAGATCACTGACTTTTTAAGTGAAAATGCAGAAGTTATCGCACGTTATCAAGGTGGCGATAATGCTGGACACACAATCAAATTTGATGGTGTGACATATAAATTACATTTAATTCCCTCAGGTATTTTTTATCGGGAAAAAATCAGTGTAATCGGTAACGGTGTCGTTGTGAACCCGAAATCATTGGTGCAAGAACTGGCTTATTTAAAAGAACACGGTGTTGCTACTGACAATTTACGCATTTCAGATCGCGCCCACGTTATTTTGCCTTACCATATCAAATTAGACCAATTGCAAGAAGATGCAAAAGGGGATAATAAAATCGGGACAACAATTAAAGGTATCGGTCCAGCTTATATGGATAAAGCAGCACGGGTTGGGATTCGGATTGCAGATTTATTAGATAAAGAAATTTTTGAAGAACGCTTACGGATCAACTTAGAAGATAAAAACCGTCAATTTACTAAAATGTTCGACAGTGAAGCGATGGATTTTGCGGATATTTTTGAAGAATATTATGCCTATGGGCAAGAAATTAAAAAATATGTGACCGATACTTCGGTTATTCTAAACGATGCGCTAGATGCAGGTAAACGCGTGCTATTTGAAGGTGCACAAGGGGTTATGTTAGATATTGACCAAGGAACATACCCATTTGTAACGTCATCAAATCCTGTTGCCGGTGGTGTAACGATTGGTTCTGGGGTTGGTCCTTCAAAAATCAATAAAGTTGTTGGGGTCTGCAAAGCGTATACTTCTCGTGTGGGCGACGGTCCATTCCCAACAGAATTATTTGATGAAACTGGGGAACAAATTCGTGAAGTTGGTCGCGAATACGGCACGACTACTGGCCGTCCACGACGGGTAGGTTGGTTTGATTCTGTCGTGATGCGTCACAGTAAACGTGTTTCAGGGATTACCAACTTATCATTGAACTCTATTGATGTTTTAAGTGGCCTTGAAACTGTGAAAATTTGTACAGCTTACGAGTTGGACGGTGAATTAATTTACCATTATCCTGCAAGTTTGAAAGAATTAAACCGCTGTAAGCCAGTATATGAGGAATTACCAGGCTGGTCTGAAGATATTACAAACTGCAAAGATTTAAGCGAATTACCAGAAAATGCCCGCAATTATGTGCGTCGTATTTCTGAGTTAGTTGGCGTACGTATCTCAACATTTTCTGTTGGACCAGACCGTAACCAAACAAATATTTTGGAAAGTGTCTGGGCACAGATTTAA
- a CDS encoding ATP-binding cassette domain-containing protein: MNKYLKIYWKQNLILTLIITFGACSQILAGVMNARAFNALISLNLEDFLQSMLIIFSLLSFYIISLLIRIPYEAKVIQMMSIKTREDITKSFEKMTYQNYHNYKAGTFVSWLTNDISTIEQNGYTNLYALLTLIIEMVLAAIALMFFHWSIILFSIVVSVVTIFLPKLVQKNVNIAMSALSKEQENFVISVTSVIKGFDTLFAYNLLSVLTQKVLKASDTLADKKIKQMKSLTYSAILGASGNVIGQVGVLILTGILAFQRVVSIGAITATESLSNKIFNGLGNITNIIVEMKTVQPIFEKFEQLTVDNNPKESFVIKNEEIKIEILNYNYGKSLLWRNLSYIFKSGGKYAIIGASGSGKTTLLNILNGKLSDYMGSVTVYGNELKTVNNKQIRDEIIYLDQTPYMFEGTIQENIELGQPFFDEDLWTALKDAGLKEYVKSLPDGLNTDIGEDGRNLSGGQKQRLALARGLIRGKKIVLLDEGTSSLDKHNAIEIERNLIENQDITLIMVTHNIREGIRENLTGILDLNSM; the protein is encoded by the coding sequence ATGAATAAATATTTGAAAATATATTGGAAGCAAAATCTAATATTGACTCTTATAATTACTTTTGGTGCGTGTAGTCAAATATTAGCTGGAGTTATGAATGCCCGGGCATTTAACGCGCTAATATCATTGAATTTAGAAGACTTTTTACAATCGATGTTAATTATATTTTCATTGTTGTCTTTTTATATCATATCATTATTAATAAGAATTCCCTATGAGGCAAAAGTAATTCAAATGATGTCAATAAAAACACGTGAAGACATTACCAAATCTTTTGAAAAAATGACGTATCAAAATTATCATAATTATAAAGCCGGAACCTTTGTTTCATGGTTGACGAATGATATTTCAACAATTGAGCAGAATGGTTATACTAACCTATACGCGTTGTTAACTTTAATTATTGAGATGGTCTTAGCCGCAATAGCACTTATGTTCTTTCATTGGAGTATAATTCTTTTTTCTATTGTCGTTTCTGTGGTGACGATTTTTTTACCTAAGTTGGTACAAAAAAACGTAAATATCGCTATGAGCGCATTATCAAAAGAACAAGAAAATTTTGTTATTTCAGTTACAAGTGTAATTAAGGGCTTTGATACACTATTTGCTTATAATTTACTATCAGTCTTAACTCAAAAAGTTTTAAAAGCATCAGATACTTTAGCAGATAAAAAAATTAAGCAGATGAAATCACTCACGTATAGTGCGATTTTAGGAGCTAGTGGAAATGTAATAGGACAAGTAGGAGTGCTTATCCTAACGGGTATTCTAGCTTTTCAAAGAGTAGTGTCCATAGGGGCAATAACTGCTACAGAATCGTTAAGCAATAAGATTTTTAATGGTTTGGGGAATATTACAAATATTATCGTTGAGATGAAGACGGTACAGCCTATATTTGAAAAATTTGAACAACTTACTGTAGATAATAACCCAAAAGAATCTTTTGTAATAAAAAATGAGGAAATAAAAATAGAAATTTTGAATTATAATTATGGAAAATCATTACTTTGGCGAAATTTATCCTATATTTTTAAATCTGGCGGTAAGTACGCAATAATAGGAGCTAGCGGTAGTGGAAAAACAACACTTCTTAATATATTAAATGGGAAACTTTCAGATTATATGGGTTCTGTGACTGTTTATGGAAATGAATTGAAGACAGTAAATAACAAACAAATCAGAGATGAAATTATATACTTGGATCAAACACCGTATATGTTTGAGGGGACTATACAAGAAAATATTGAATTGGGTCAACCTTTTTTTGATGAGGATTTGTGGACTGCGTTAAAAGATGCTGGGTTAAAAGAATATGTAAAGTCATTACCAGATGGCTTAAATACGGATATCGGTGAAGATGGGAGAAATCTTTCAGGAGGACAAAAACAACGATTAGCATTAGCTCGCGGTTTAATCAGAGGCAAGAAAATAGTTCTTCTCGATGAAGGAACCTCAAGCCTAGATAAGCATAACGCCATAGAAATTGAAAGGAACCTTATAGAGAATCAAGATATTACCCTCATCATGGTTACTCATAATATCCGCGAAGGTATTCGAGAAAATCTTACGGGAATTTTAGATTTAAATTCAATGTAG